From Arachis stenosperma cultivar V10309 chromosome 2, arast.V10309.gnm1.PFL2, whole genome shotgun sequence, one genomic window encodes:
- the LOC130962872 gene encoding uncharacterized protein LOC130962872, with the protein MEKNQVAVVTTSPAAQEGVNTEEGGDWKQANYVGNSPRQSHDPYSKTYKPGLKNHPNFGWKNQQDQGQDYRCHNPSNNAAYQHSTQRPYQNQNGQSQHSNPNPPPPSEDRLSKIEVLLEGICKEVEDSRVFREEVRSNMQNQDAAINKLVTHISYLFKQVPSHIGNNTSVNSRVECQAIILRSGKALKETTKEPQEKDMDGEGRGQEEIQAPAPNSHQEEEVLKPYAPKAPYPQQLKKSEDDNQFSRFLEVFKRLQINIPFAEAIEQMPLYAKFLKELMTKKRSWRSKETVVLTEECSPIIQHKLPQKLKDPGSFQIPCIRGEITVEKALCDLGASINLISLTMMRRIWIEEAKPTRMALQLADISFKFPYGVVEDLLVNVGDFIFLADFVVLDMEEEAKASIILGWPFLATAGAIIDIQKGELTLRLHDAKMVFHVFKAMSYPLESLGECMRLDLVEALVQETFEEEEL; encoded by the coding sequence ATGGAAAAGAACCAAGTTGCAGTAGTCACCACTTCACCAgcagctcaagaaggagtaaaTACAGAGGAAGGAGGTGACTGGAAACAGgccaactatgttggaaactcacccAGGCAAtcccatgatccatactccaaaacctACAAGCCTGGTTTGAAGAACCATCCAAACTTTGGGTGGAAAAACCAACAAGATCAAGGCCAAGATTATAGATGCCACAACCCCAGCAATAATGCAGCCTACCAACATTCCACACAGAGAccatatcaaaatcaaaatggCCAATCTCAACACTCTAACCCCAATCCACCACCACCATCTGAAGATAGGCTCTCCAAAATTGAGGTTCTGCTTGAAGGAATATGTAAGGAAGTTGAAGATAGTAGAGTGTTCAGGGAAGAAGTGCGGTCCAATATGCAAAATCAAGATGCAGCCATCAATAAGCTTGTGACACATATCAGTTACTTATTCAAGCAAGTCCCCAGCCACATTGGTAACAATACTAGTGTAAACTCAAGGGTGGAGTGTCAGGCTATCATCCTCAGAAGTGGAAAGGCATTGAAAGAGACCACCAAGGAACCACAAGAGAAGGACATGGATGGAGAGGGGAGAGGGCAAGAAGAAATTCAAGCTCCTGCTCCTAACTCAcatcaagaagaagaagtacTGAAGCCATATGCCCCAAAAGCCCCATACCCTCAGCAATTGAAGAAGAGTGAGGACGACAACCAATTCTCACGATTCTTAGAAGTTTTTAAAAGACTACAGATTAACATACCCTTCGCTGAAGCAATAGAGCAAATGCCGCTCTATGCTAAGTTTCTGAAGGAATTgatgaccaagaagagaagctggagGAGCAAAGAGACTGTGGTACTAACCGAGGAATGTAGTCCCATCATTCAGCATAAGTTACCCCAGAAATTGAAGGACCCTGGGAGCTTCCAAATCCCTTGTATCAGAGGGGAAATCACAGTGGAAAAGGCTTTGTGTGATTTGGGAGCCAGTATAAATCTGATATCCTTAACAATGATGAGAAGAATATGGATTGAGGAggccaaaccaacaagaatggccctTCAATTGGCAGACATATCATTCAAGTTCCCTTATGGAGTAGTGGAAGACTTGTTGGTGAATGTGGGAGACTTTATCTTCCTAGCAGATTTTGTAGTGTTGGATATGGAGGAAGAAGCCAAGGCCTCTATCATCTTGGGATGGCCATTCTTGgctactgctggagccatcatCGATATCCAAAAGGGTGAACTTACTCTTAGGTTACATGATGCGAAGATGGTGTTCCACGTATTCAAAGCTATGAGCTATCCACTGGAATCACTGGGAGAATGTATGCGGTTGGATTTAGTGGAAGCTTTGGTACAAGAGACCTTTGAGGAGGAAGAACTTTAA